One segment of Solanum stenotomum isolate F172 unplaced genomic scaffold, ASM1918654v1 scaffold222, whole genome shotgun sequence DNA contains the following:
- the LOC125851104 gene encoding methanol O-anthraniloyltransferase-like has translation MAHKTMPISITHHKPKLVVPSIITPHEIKHLSEIDDQGSTRFHVSILMFYKYNSLMEDKDPAKIIKDGLSKTLVFYYPLAGRLIEGPNKKLMVNCNGEGVLFIEADANVELDKLGDSIKPPCPYLDLLLHNVPGSDGIIGCPLLLIQVTRFSCGGFAVGFRANHTMVDAYGIKMFLNALSELIQGASTPSILPVWQRHLLSARSSPCITRTHHEFDEQIESKIAWESIEDKLIQQSFFFGNKEMEVIKNQVPSNCGCTKFELLVAFLWKCRTIALDLHPEEIVHLTYLINIRGKSLEFEVPSGYYGNAFITPAAISKAGLLCSSPLAYAVELIKKLKDHMNEEYIKSLTDLIVIKGRPELSKSWNFIISDNRSAGFDKYDFGWGEPIFGGVPKAVSLISFGVPVKNENGEKGILIAISLPPFAMKKFQEVVYNLTLRNVEGANIISKM, from the exons ATGGCGCACAAGACTATGCCAATTTCAATAACACATCACAAGCCAAAATTAGTTGTTCCATCAATTATAACACCCCATGAGATAAAACATCTTTCTGAAATAGATGATCAAGGGAGTACTCGTTTCCATGTTTCTATATTAatgttttataaatataattctttAATGGAAGATAAAGATCCCGCAAAAATTATTAAAGATGGATTATCTAAAACACTTGTTTTTTATTATCCATTAGCTGGTAGACTCATTGAAGGGCCTAATAAGAAGCTTATGGTAAATTGCAATGGTGAAGGAGTCTTGTTTATTGAAGCTGATGCTAATGTGGAGCTTGACAAATTAGGTGACTCTATTAAACCACCATGTCCATACTTAGATTTACTACTTCACAATGTTCCTGGTTCTGATGGGATTATTGGTTGCCCTCTTTTGCTAATTCAG GTGACCCGTTTTAGCTGTGGTGGATTTGCGGTTGGATTTAGAGCTAATCACACTATGGTGGATGCATATGGTATCAAAATGTTTCTAAATGCATTAAGTGAATTAATTCAAGGAGCTTCTACACCTTCCATATTACCTGTATGGCAAAGGCATCTCCTAAGTGCTAGATCATCACCATGCATTACACGTACTCACCATGAATTCGATGAGCAAATTGAATCAAAAATTGCATGGGAATCTATTGAAGATAAGTTGAtacaacaatcatttttctttggaAATAAGGAGATGGAAGTAATTAAAAATCAAGTTCCTTCAAATTGTGGATGTACAAAATTCGAGTTATTAGTGGCGTTTTTATGGAAATGTCGTACCATTGCTCTTGATTTGCACCCTGAAGAAATTGTTCATTTGACATATCTTATTAACATACGTGGAAAGTCACTAGAATTTGAAGTACCATCTGGATATTATGGGAATGCATTCATTACTCCAGCTGCAATATCGAAAGCAGGATTATTATGTTCAAGTCCACTAGCATATGCAGTTGAATTGATCAAGAAACTTAAAGATCATATGAATGAAGAGTACATTAAATCACTAACAGATTTAATTGTAATTAAAGGGAGACCAGAGTTATCAAAATCTTGGAATTTCATTATCTCAGATAATAGGTCTGCTGGGTttgataaatatgattttggatGGGGAGAGCCTATTTTTGGTGGAGTTCCTAAAGCTGTATCATTAATTAGTTTTGGTGTGCCTGTTAAAAATGAGAATGGAGAAAAGGGTATTTTGATAGCTATAAGTTTGCCTCCTTTTGCTATGAAAAAATTTCAAGAGGTTGTGTATAACCTTACTTTAAGAAATGTGGAAGGAGCCAACATAATTTCAAAGATGTAA